One Archangium violaceum genomic window, TGCGTGACGACGCACGACCACCCGTTGGATCAGGCGGTGGTGGAGGCGTTGCTGGACAAGCCCTCGGCGTACCTGGGGGTGATTGGCAGCCGTCGCAAGGCCGAGCGCTTCCGGATGCGGCTGCGGGCCGCGGGCTTCACCGAGCCGGCCGTGGAGCGGATGCGCTCACCCATGGGCGTGGACATCGGCGCGCTGACACCGGAGGAGATCGCCGTCTCCATCGTGGGCGAGCTCATCCGGGTTCGGCGCCAGCCGGAGTAGAGACCTTCCGAACGGACCGGGCCGCGCCCTGCATGGAAGACGACAGGGAGCGTCTCTTCCCGAGGTGTCCGCGGACCACCCCCTGTTACAAGCCGGCTCCCGCGCCACGCCCGGCGCGACGGTCCCTGGAGGTCAACATGGTGGTCCTCACGGATGGCGGCTCCCGCGTCGAGCTCGTCCCCGAACGCGGAGCGCTCATCACCCGCTTCATCGTCGAGGGCGAGCCCATCCTCTTCCTCGACGAGAGCACCCTGGCCGATCCCACCAAGAACGTGCGCGGCGGCATCCCCGTGCTCTTCCCCTCCCCCGGCGTCCTCCCCGGCGGTAGGTACACCGTCGAGGGCCACGAGTTCCCCATGCGACGCCATGGCTTCGCCCGCGACCTGCCCTGGGAAGTGCGGAACCAGGAGGCCTCGCGCGTGGTGCTCGCGCTCGGGCACTCGGAGCAGACGCTGCGCGAGTTCCCCTGGCGCTTCGAGGCGCTCCTCACCGTGACACTCGAGGGCAGCGCGCTCCACCTCTCCTTCAGCGCCGAGAACCGCGACTCCCGGCCCATGCCGCTGCACCTCGGCTACCACCCGTACTTCCACGTCCCCCAGGCCAACAAGGCCGCGGCCCACGTCGAGACGGATGCCAGGAACGCCTGGGACAACCGCCAGGGCGCCACCGTGTCCTTCTCCGGCCTGGACCTCACCGAGCCCGAGGTGGACATGCACCTGCTCGACCACTCGCCGCAGGGCACCACGCTCGAGCGAGGACCCGGCCTGCGCCCGGTGGAGCTCGCCTGGAGCCCATCCTTCACCATGCTCGTGGTGTGGACGCTCGCGGGCCGCGACTTCGTCTGCGTGGAGCCCTGGACCG contains:
- a CDS encoding aldose epimerase, which produces MVVLTDGGSRVELVPERGALITRFIVEGEPILFLDESTLADPTKNVRGGIPVLFPSPGVLPGGRYTVEGHEFPMRRHGFARDLPWEVRNQEASRVVLALGHSEQTLREFPWRFEALLTVTLEGSALHLSFSAENRDSRPMPLHLGYHPYFHVPQANKAAAHVETDARNAWDNRQGATVSFSGLDLTEPEVDMHLLDHSPQGTTLERGPGLRPVELAWSPSFTMLVVWTLAGRDFVCVEPWTAPGGALQTGQRLLTVAPGATFSSEFELSVEPMARFVR